In Macrotis lagotis isolate mMagLag1 chromosome 8, bilby.v1.9.chrom.fasta, whole genome shotgun sequence, a single genomic region encodes these proteins:
- the LOC141496100 gene encoding uncharacterized protein LOC141496100 translates to MAPGAPARVPVTFDDVAVYFSEPEWRSLVEWQKELYAGVMTSTYAALVFLGCDIPKPDLITWIEQGEEPFIRDLGSLEKKDLAVNTRADKHFEWKSTEDQLFGGNQGSLSSQNEKQYFCNLQTQKLSELSGPRREASSTNDQQDFSFRSPWNQDSQSLSPKVQPIKELNLNKKNLNFEKIPTRQSICPCPDCSFCLKGHLMKHQRSHSRSPLCQCPKGKKMFRQRSALQWHQSIHGWQRHLLWNENNEQDFLKSHIKVEEGAFVQDFTQLMEHTRLLKGTKPFSCPRCSRSFPRKGLLKAHQHQHGMERLFFSLECGKGFTQKSKLIEYKRVHLGDRSFQCPKCGKSFRQRGHLFKHQHQHTENRPFQCPECGTSFHLKAILKAHQHTHSGEWPLSCSECGKGFTRQFCLTEHFKMHMEEKPFQCSECDKSFRLKGTLKVHQRVHSRDRPFSCGECGKGFTHQYKLTEHFRVHSGEKPFRCPECGKSFRLKSGLNYHQRLHHKERPFSCSECGKGFIHQSRLTTHIRMHSREKPPGDLNDSGKVKPGQLFRLIEEDWSS, encoded by the exons GTGGAGGAGCCTGGTAGAGTGGCAGAAGGAGCTGTATGCGGGCGTCATGACCTCCACCTATGCAGCTTTGGTCTTCCTGG GCTGTGACATTCCCAAGCCAGACTTGATTACCTGGATTGAACAGGGGGAAGAACCATTCATCAGAGATCTGGGCAGCTTGGAAAAAAAAGACCTGGCAGTCAACACCAGAGCTGATAAACATTTTGAATGGAAGAGCACAGAGGACCAGCTGTTTGGGG GGAACCAGGGATCTCTGAGTTCACAGAATGAAAAGCAGTATTTTTGTAATCTTCAAACCCAGAAATTGTCTGAATTATCAGGACCAAGAAGAGAAGCTTCCTCTACCAATGATCAGCAAGATTTTTCCTTCAGGAGCCCATGGAACCAAGATTCACAGTCTCTAAGTCCAAAAGTCCAACCCATCAAGGAACTCAATTTGAATAAGAAAAACTTGAACTTTGAGAAAATTCCCACAAGGCAGAGCATTTGCCCCTGTCCTGACTGCAGTTTCTGCCTCAAGGGCCATCTGATGAAACACCAAAGAAGCCACTCCAGAAGTCCTCTGTGCcagtgcccaaagggcaagaagaTGTTCAGGCAGCGATCTGCCCTCCAGTGGCACCAGAGCATCCATGGCTGGCAAAGGCACTTACTGTGGAATGAGAATAATGAACAGGACTTCTTAAAAAGTCACATAAAGGTAGAAGAGGGAGCATTTGTCCAGGACTTCACCCAACTCATGGAACACACCAGATTACTCAAGGGCACAAAACCCTTCTCCTGCCCCAGATGCAGCAGGAGCTTCCCCAGGAAGGGTCTCCTGAAGGCCCACCAGCACCAACACGGCATGGAGAGGCTCTTTTTCAGCCTGGAGTGTGGCAAGGGCTTCACTCAGAAATCCAAGCTCATTGAATACAAGAGAGTGCACTTGGGGGACAGGTCCTTCCAGTGCCCCAAGTGTGGGAAGAGCTTCCGCCAGAGGGGCCATCTATTCAAACACCAGCATCAGCACACAGAGAATAGGCCCTTCCAGTGCCCTGAGTGTGGCACCAGCTTCCATCTGAAGGCCATTTTAAAAGCCCACCAGCACACACACAGTGGGGAATGGCCTTTGTCTTGCAGTGAATGTGGCAAAGGCTTTACAAGGCAATTCTGCCTCACAGAGCACTTCAAAATGCACATGGAGGAGAAACCCTTCCAGTGCTCCGAGTGTGACAAGAGCTTCCGCCTGAAGGGCACCCTCAAGGTCCATCAGCGGGTGCACAGCAGGGATCGACCCTTCTCTTGTGGGGAATGTGGTAAAGGCTTCACTCACCAGTATAAACTGACAGAGCACTTCCGAGTCCACAGTGGTGAGAAGCCCTTCCGGTGCCCCGAGTGTGGCAAAAGCTTCCGCCTGAAGAGTGGCCTGAATTACCACCAGCGCTTACACCATAAGGAGAGACCATTCTCCTGCAGCGAATGTGGCAAGGGCTTCATTCACCAGTCTAGGCTTACTACCCACATCAGAATGCACTCCAGGGAGAAGCCCCCTGGGGACCTGAATGACTCTGGCAAAGTAAAACCAGGTCAGCTCTTTAGGCTGATAGAGGAAGACTGGAGCTCATAG